The Methanoculleus marisnigri JR1 genome window below encodes:
- a CDS encoding NADH-quinone oxidoreductase subunit 5 family protein, which produces MQTLLFLILFPILVACLLLFVKRTTLRYAVVALSALVIGGASIYLLMRYAFEGAVYFAAPSEAASLAMVAIEMGLALFIIYMGAKFRNYLAIVLAVIQAALVVYLEATFSENLHAVNNLFIDQFSIIMGLIIGIIGSLIAVYAVRYMETYHHHHPEVRDRQKMFFFVIFIFLAAMFGLVFSNNLMWVFFFWEITTITSFLLIGYSETEEATKNAFLALVMNLLGGVAFVAALIFLAATEATSGGIDLARVLASGDAAVILIPAVLIGFAGITKAALMPFSSWLLGAMVAPTPVSALLHSSTMVKAGVYILVRFSPVFAGTFAGFSIGLVGAVTFVVASAIAISQSNAKLVLAYSTIANLGLIAACAGVGTYMLVWAAILLIIFHAVAKSLLFLGTGAIEHRIGSRDIEDMEGLIVRMPRMAVMMFIGIAGMFLAPFGMLISKWAAIEAFVQVQAPFGLVFIALLAYGSAITVFFWAKWMGKLIAITRNQEKVEKGFFEEPWAPLYIITGLVVAAVLLFPVISSTLIEPYVLAIYGVTARLAEANVAIMLLMMALLLILPVSFLLFRRSAKRLPAYMGGRTATPDLHFAGSLGLTREAQTRNYYLTEYFGEAKLFLPGAVICTVLILVSWALAGVAL; this is translated from the coding sequence GTGCAGACGCTGCTCTTCCTAATATTATTCCCCATCCTCGTCGCGTGTCTTTTACTGTTCGTGAAACGGACGACATTGCGTTACGCGGTGGTTGCCCTCTCCGCTCTCGTCATCGGCGGAGCATCGATATACCTGCTTATGCGGTATGCGTTCGAAGGCGCGGTCTATTTCGCCGCGCCTTCGGAGGCGGCCAGCCTCGCCATGGTGGCTATCGAGATGGGCCTGGCGCTCTTTATCATCTACATGGGCGCAAAGTTCAGGAACTACCTGGCAATCGTGCTTGCCGTCATTCAGGCGGCGCTGGTTGTATACCTCGAGGCTACGTTTTCGGAGAACCTTCATGCGGTCAACAACCTCTTCATCGACCAGTTCTCCATCATCATGGGCCTGATCATCGGGATCATCGGGAGCCTCATAGCCGTGTACGCGGTCAGGTACATGGAGACATACCACCACCACCACCCGGAGGTGCGCGACCGGCAGAAGATGTTCTTCTTCGTCATCTTCATCTTCCTTGCCGCGATGTTCGGCCTGGTATTCTCCAACAACCTCATGTGGGTCTTCTTCTTCTGGGAGATCACCACAATCACATCGTTCCTGCTGATAGGTTACTCGGAGACCGAGGAAGCAACAAAGAATGCTTTCCTTGCGCTGGTGATGAACCTTCTCGGCGGGGTCGCGTTCGTCGCTGCGCTCATCTTCCTCGCCGCAACCGAGGCGACGAGCGGGGGCATCGATCTCGCCCGGGTGCTCGCCTCAGGGGACGCGGCCGTCATCCTGATTCCGGCCGTCCTGATCGGGTTTGCCGGTATAACGAAAGCCGCGCTGATGCCGTTCTCCTCCTGGCTTCTCGGGGCGATGGTGGCCCCGACGCCGGTCTCGGCCCTGCTCCACTCGAGCACCATGGTCAAGGCCGGTGTTTATATCCTGGTCCGGTTCTCACCGGTCTTCGCCGGGACGTTCGCCGGATTCTCCATCGGCCTCGTCGGCGCTGTGACCTTCGTCGTCGCGTCCGCGATCGCGATATCACAGAGCAACGCTAAACTGGTCCTCGCCTATTCGACGATCGCAAACCTCGGCCTGATAGCCGCCTGCGCGGGTGTCGGAACTTACATGCTCGTCTGGGCGGCAATCCTCCTGATAATCTTCCACGCCGTCGCGAAGTCGCTCCTCTTCCTCGGGACCGGTGCGATCGAGCACCGGATCGGGAGCCGGGACATCGAGGACATGGAAGGCCTGATCGTCCGGATGCCCAGGATGGCGGTGATGATGTTCATCGGGATCGCCGGCATGTTCCTTGCACCCTTCGGCATGCTGATCTCCAAGTGGGCAGCGATCGAGGCGTTCGTCCAGGTCCAGGCTCCCTTCGGCCTGGTCTTCATCGCGCTCCTCGCCTACGGGAGCGCCATCACAGTCTTTTTCTGGGCGAAATGGATGGGCAAACTCATCGCGATCACCAGGAACCAGGAGAAGGTCGAGAAAGGGTTCTTTGAGGAGCCCTGGGCTCCCCTCTACATCATCACCGGCCTCGTGGTAGCGGCCGTCCTCCTCTTCCCGGTCATCTCCTCGACGCTGATCGAGCCCTACGTCCTTGCCATCTACGGGGTTACGGCACGCCTTGCAGAGGCGAACGTCGCCATCATGCTCCTGATGATGGCTCTCCTGCTGATCCTCCCGGTCTCGTTCCTCCTCTTCAGGAGGAGCGCAAAGCGCCTCCCGGCCTACATGGGCGGGAGAACCGCCACGCCGGATCTGCACTTCGCCGGGTCGCTCGGCCTGACCCGGGAGGCACAGACGCGGAACTACTACCTCACCGAGTACTTCGGCGAGGCAAAACTCTTCCTTCCGGGGGCAGTGATCTGTACCGTCCTGATCCTTGTATCGTGGGCTCTCGCGGGGGTGGCGCTATGA
- a CDS encoding NADH-quinone oxidoreductase subunit C, whose protein sequence is MTVNEEQTTTGITLEDLLREVEALHARGYRLVQIGCTDLDGSYELNYSFDKGYQFRNLRLTVGPETEVPSISGIYWGAFVYENEMHDSFGIPVKGINIDFKGTFIRTDEKYPFSVTRRGGDRCQNA, encoded by the coding sequence ATGACGGTTAACGAAGAGCAGACTACCACCGGTATCACGCTGGAGGATCTCCTGCGAGAGGTCGAGGCGCTTCACGCCAGAGGATACCGTCTCGTCCAGATCGGGTGTACGGATCTCGACGGGTCTTACGAGCTCAACTACTCGTTCGATAAAGGCTACCAGTTCAGGAACCTCCGCCTGACTGTCGGGCCGGAGACGGAGGTTCCAAGCATCTCCGGCATCTACTGGGGGGCGTTCGTCTACGAGAACGAGATGCACGACTCCTTCGGGATTCCGGTCAAAGGAATTAATATCGACTTTAAAGGAACGTTCATCAGGACGGATGAAAAATATCCGTTCAGCGTCACGAGAAGGGGAGGCGACCGATGCCAGAACGCATAA
- a CDS encoding DUF362 domain-containing protein, whose translation MLPGDRDTTVAVARCDDYAPDEVDAAVRRAVDLVGGIGRFVSPGESVLLKPNLLQGQAPERCVTTHPEVVAAVARLLVEHGCRVVIGDSPGAGIVYSEANLRRAYARSGFAAVAEETGTALNYDTGSQIVAFPEGEVMKQFSIITPAVEADAIVVVSKAKTHMWTRMTGAAKNLFGLIPGLEKPVFHFRFQDEYAFGRMLADLNECMKPRLQIVDAVVGMEGDGPQAGSPRTIGVILAGSDYAVVDTVLARLIGMDPLEIGSTRSAAERGLFDPEGVRTVGDDPAEFMVPDFQKPSTYTGGRTGVWRRVVLAVVQRFGRTYAPRPGVIASSCIGCGKCERICPVHAITVAEGKATIDLSRCIRCYCCHEMCTEHAIALSRSLTGKVLARLLG comes from the coding sequence GTGCTGCCGGGCGACAGGGATACGACCGTCGCGGTCGCCCGGTGCGACGATTACGCGCCGGACGAGGTCGATGCGGCCGTCCGCCGTGCGGTCGACCTCGTCGGCGGCATCGGGAGGTTTGTCTCGCCGGGAGAGAGCGTCCTCCTCAAACCGAACCTCCTGCAGGGGCAGGCGCCGGAACGGTGCGTCACCACCCACCCGGAGGTCGTCGCCGCCGTCGCACGGCTTCTTGTGGAGCACGGGTGCCGGGTCGTCATCGGCGACAGCCCCGGCGCCGGGATTGTCTACAGCGAGGCGAACCTGCGGCGGGCATACGCGCGGTCGGGGTTTGCCGCAGTGGCCGAAGAGACCGGCACCGCCCTGAACTACGACACCGGGTCGCAGATCGTGGCGTTCCCGGAAGGCGAGGTGATGAAGCAGTTCTCCATCATCACCCCGGCCGTAGAGGCCGACGCGATCGTGGTCGTCTCGAAAGCCAAGACCCACATGTGGACGCGGATGACCGGCGCCGCAAAGAACCTCTTCGGGCTCATCCCGGGGCTCGAAAAACCGGTCTTCCACTTCCGGTTCCAGGATGAGTACGCCTTCGGCCGAATGCTCGCCGACCTCAACGAGTGCATGAAACCCCGGCTCCAGATCGTGGACGCGGTCGTGGGGATGGAAGGGGACGGCCCCCAGGCAGGCAGCCCGCGAACGATCGGGGTCATCCTAGCCGGGAGCGATTACGCGGTCGTGGACACCGTCCTCGCGCGGCTCATCGGCATGGATCCGCTCGAGATCGGAAGCACGAGAAGCGCGGCCGAGCGCGGGCTGTTCGACCCTGAGGGGGTCAGGACGGTCGGCGACGACCCGGCTGAGTTCATGGTCCCGGACTTCCAAAAACCCTCGACCTACACGGGGGGTCGGACGGGCGTCTGGCGGCGGGTCGTCCTCGCCGTCGTCCAGCGGTTCGGGAGAACCTACGCTCCCCGGCCCGGCGTGATCGCTTCTTCGTGCATCGGCTGTGGGAAGTGCGAGCGGATCTGCCCCGTGCACGCGATCACCGTTGCCGAAGGCAAAGCGACGATCGATCTTTCGCGGTGCATTCGGTGCTACTGCTGCCACGAGATGTGCACCGAGCACGCCATCGCCCTCTCCCGGAGCCTCACCGGGAAGGTCCTCGCCCGCCTGCTCGGGTGA
- a CDS encoding HIT family protein produces the protein MPCPFCNPAPGDIVAKNNLCYARYDIHPVSPGHLLVIPFRHVGSYFDTTDEERMAIARLIDDCRGLTDRDRRPDGYNIGVNVGEAAGQNVMHVHIHFIPRYRGDAGEHGGGVRGVMPCKPE, from the coding sequence ATGCCATGCCCGTTCTGCAACCCGGCCCCGGGGGACATCGTTGCGAAAAACAACCTCTGCTACGCTCGCTACGACATCCATCCGGTCAGCCCCGGCCACCTGCTCGTGATCCCGTTCCGGCACGTCGGGAGTTACTTCGATACGACCGATGAAGAGAGGATGGCCATCGCCCGGCTCATCGACGACTGCAGGGGGCTCACCGACCGCGACCGTCGCCCCGACGGCTACAACATCGGCGTCAACGTCGGGGAGGCCGCGGGGCAGAACGTCATGCATGTCCACATCCACTTCATCCCGCGCTACCGGGGAGATGCCGGAGAGCACGGAGGGGGCGTGCGGGGCGTGATGCCGTGCAAGCCGGAGTAG
- a CDS encoding respiratory chain complex I subunit 1 family protein: MTWTWLIGAVLFLVLAPIAGGLIAGIDRRITARMQGRVGPPLLQPFYDVGKLFEKESVVVTTAQNFYVLAYLIFIALSGALFFAGGDLLLIIFAFTLAHVFLVLGAYAAHSPYSHIGAERELIQLMAYEPMIILAAVGFYMVTNSFYVAEIAVSAIPAILYLPGVFLGFVTILTIKLRKSPFDISTSHHAHQEIVKGITTEFSGSTLAQVEIAHWYENVFLLGFVYLFFAWNPVVGIIAVVITYLAEIFVDNVTARVRWQAALKSGWLAAVLGIVNLAILAYILAYMMTGGA; the protein is encoded by the coding sequence ATGACCTGGACCTGGCTCATCGGGGCGGTTCTCTTCCTCGTCCTCGCGCCCATCGCCGGCGGCCTCATCGCGGGAATCGATAGAAGGATCACCGCGCGGATGCAGGGGAGGGTCGGGCCGCCGCTCCTGCAGCCCTTCTACGACGTCGGCAAACTCTTCGAGAAGGAGAGCGTCGTCGTCACGACGGCGCAGAACTTCTATGTCCTCGCCTACCTGATCTTCATCGCCCTCTCCGGCGCGCTCTTCTTCGCGGGAGGGGACCTGTTGCTGATCATCTTCGCCTTCACGCTCGCCCACGTCTTCCTGGTGCTCGGGGCCTATGCGGCCCACTCCCCCTACAGCCACATCGGGGCCGAGCGCGAACTGATCCAGTTGATGGCGTATGAACCGATGATCATCCTCGCGGCCGTCGGGTTTTACATGGTCACGAACAGTTTCTACGTCGCCGAGATCGCCGTCTCGGCCATACCGGCCATCCTCTACCTCCCCGGCGTCTTCCTGGGCTTCGTGACCATTCTCACGATCAAGCTTCGGAAATCCCCCTTCGACATCTCGACGTCGCACCACGCGCACCAGGAGATCGTCAAGGGTATCACGACGGAGTTCTCGGGATCGACGCTCGCCCAGGTCGAGATCGCCCACTGGTACGAGAACGTCTTCCTCCTCGGGTTCGTCTACCTCTTCTTTGCCTGGAACCCCGTGGTCGGGATCATCGCGGTCGTGATCACGTATCTCGCCGAGATCTTCGTCGACAACGTCACTGCGCGGGTTCGGTGGCAGGCGGCGCTGAAGAGCGGGTGGCTCGCGGCGGTACTCGGCATCGTGAACCTGGCGATCCTCGCCTATATCCTCGCCTATATGATGACTGGAGGTGCATGA
- a CDS encoding NADH-quinone oxidoreductase subunit B family protein, which produces MAFLKRSPWILHYDASSCNGCDIEVLACLTPLYDVERFGMINTGNPKHADILLITGGINTQNREVVENIYEQMPEPKVVIAVGVCAATGGIFRECYNIVGGIDKVIPVDVYVPGCAARPEQIIDGVVTALSILEKKRAAMAGTAQTKEEEQHAEQAGEST; this is translated from the coding sequence ATGGCATTCCTGAAGCGATCGCCCTGGATCCTTCACTACGATGCGTCCAGCTGCAACGGGTGCGACATAGAGGTTCTTGCATGCCTCACCCCGCTCTACGATGTGGAGCGGTTCGGTATGATCAACACCGGGAACCCGAAGCACGCAGATATTCTGCTGATCACCGGCGGAATCAACACGCAGAACCGGGAGGTGGTCGAAAACATCTACGAGCAGATGCCGGAGCCGAAAGTCGTCATTGCAGTTGGTGTTTGTGCCGCAACCGGCGGCATATTCCGGGAGTGTTACAACATCGTGGGGGGCATCGACAAGGTTATCCCCGTGGATGTCTACGTTCCGGGATGCGCGGCAAGGCCGGAACAGATCATCGACGGTGTCGTAACAGCGCTTTCGATCCTCGAGAAGAAACGAGCGGCGATGGCGGGGACGGCGCAGACAAAAGAAGAAGAGCAGCACGCGGAACAGGCAGGTGAGAGCACATGA